The following DNA comes from Enterobacter sp. SA187.
ATCATTCTCTCTAAAGAGCCGCAGGGCTTTACCGCGGATGCCACCATCAATACACCTAACGGGCATCTGGTCGCCAGTGCGAAGCATGAAGATATGTATACCGCGATTAACGACTTGATCAACAAGCTGGAACGGCAGCTCAATAAAGTGCAACACAAAGGTGAAGCGCGTCGCGCCACCACCTCGGTGAAAGACGCCAACTTCGCTGAAGTTGAAGAAGAAGAGTAATCCTTTACATTGAGTGTATCGCCAACGCGCCTTCGGGCGCGTTTTTTATTGACAGGGTGAAAACAGTACGGTTACTTTACTCAGACACTTGTTCAGGATCGCACCATGAAACTTGTTCCGTTTTTCTTCGCATTCTTTTTTACCTTCCCCTGACCGGGAGGCGTTTCGTCGTGTGATAAAGAATGCGAAGACGAACAATAAGGCCTCCCACACCGGGGGGCCTTTTTTATTGATAACTATAAAAAAGGCAACACTATGACACCGGAAAACCCGTTACTGGATCTGCGCATAAAGATCAGCGCTCTGGATGAGCAATTACTGACGTTACTGGCGGAACGCCGTCTGCTTGCCGTGGAAGTGGGTAAAGCGAAGCTGGCGTCCCATCGTCCGGTTCGCGATATCGATCGCGAGCGCGATTTGCTGGAGCGCCTGATTACGCTTGGCAAAGCGCAGCATCTGGATGCGCATTACATTACCCGCTTGTTCCAGCTGATCATTGAAGATTCAGTGCTGACCCAGCAGGCCCTGCTTCAGCAGCATCTCAATCAAACTAATCCGCACTCGGCGCGCATCGCGTTTCTTGGCCCCAAAGGCTCGTATTCACACCTTGCGGCACGTCAGTATGCGGCCCGCCACTTTGAACAGTTCATCGAAAGCGGCTGCGCAAAGTTTCACGACATCTTTAACCAGGTGGAAACGGGCCAGGCGGATTACGCGGTGGTGCCCATTGAAAACACCAGCTCGGGGGCTATCAACGATGTCTACGATCTGTTGCAGCACACCAGCTTATCCATAGTGGCGGAAATGACGGTGCCTATTGACCACTGCGTGCTGGTTTCCGGCCCCACCAGCCTGGATCAGATCCAGACGGTCTACAGCCATCCGCAACCCTTCCAGCAGTGCAGCCAGTTTTTGAATCGCTATCCGCACTGGAAAATTGAGTATTGCGAAAGCACCTCGGCAGCCATGGAGCGCGTGGCGCAG
Coding sequences within:
- the pheL gene encoding pheA operon leader peptide PheL, producing the protein MKLVPFFFAFFFTFP
- the pheA gene encoding bifunctional chorismate mutase/prephenate dehydratase gives rise to the protein MTPENPLLDLRIKISALDEQLLTLLAERRLLAVEVGKAKLASHRPVRDIDRERDLLERLITLGKAQHLDAHYITRLFQLIIEDSVLTQQALLQQHLNQTNPHSARIAFLGPKGSYSHLAARQYAARHFEQFIESGCAKFHDIFNQVETGQADYAVVPIENTSSGAINDVYDLLQHTSLSIVAEMTVPIDHCVLVSGPTSLDQIQTVYSHPQPFQQCSQFLNRYPHWKIEYCESTSAAMERVAQAQSPHVAALGSEAGGGLYGLQVLERNLANQTQNITRFVVLARKAVKVSDQVPAKTTLLIATGQQAGALVEALLVLRNHNLIMTKLESRPIYGNPWEEMFYLDIQANVESAAMQKALHELSEITRSMKVLGCYPGENVVPVDPA
- the raiA gene encoding ribosome-associated translation inhibitor RaiA; amino-acid sequence: MTMNITSKQMEITPAIRQHVTDRLAKLDKWQTHLINPHIILSKEPQGFTADATINTPNGHLVASAKHEDMYTAINDLINKLERQLNKVQHKGEARRATTSVKDANFAEVEEEE